GAATCAGAAACCCAAGGTGCTCAAACCCTTCCATAGATATAACCTGAAGAAACAGTACTTATGTGAATAAACCAAGACAAAATAAAAGctaataacaagtaaaaaaatgGAAATAGAGTAAGATATGTAAATACAAGAAAGACTTATCAAGAATACATGGTAATAGAGTTACAGCAGAGAGGCTGATAACAAGGAGGaagtaaaataaagaatacaacCAATCAGAACATAATAGAAAATGGGGCACAAAGCCATACATGTTAAGAAGGAACAGAGAATAGGAacgtaaagaataaaaaaagcaCCAAATTTATATTCCGAAATGTTAcaaggaaaaatcagctcaaaTCTGTGATTGATTGCTTAAAAGCTGGCAAGGTCTTTGTCCTGTTTTGGTTGAAACTGCCTACATTCTTATTTGGCCATGCGAATAAGGCTCCAACTTCCTCTTGCAACATAAAATCAGGTTTAACACCAAAACAAACCAATTTTAGGTTGCAAACAACCCTAAACAAGGCAACTAATGATAAAGAGAAAAAAAGCACAATAATGATTGCATTGTTTCATAACAATAAAAATGCTGTTCTGCCACTTGCCAAGCTATATCATAACACAAACCAGGATATGCCTTCAAAGACTAGAACATAAATTGCTACAAAGTAAAGACTATAGCCTACAGCTATAACTTCGAACAGCGAATAGATATATAATTACTGCAAAATTTTGCAGACAAGGTGAAATCCGTATTAATGAGATGCTCTTTTTTCTGATAAGACATAATGAGATACTTAGCTGGATAGAAAATGGGACAAACAAAAATTATAGCAAATCCTACTGCCTTAGGTACTAAATTCAAAtgaaacataaaatttatcatcGCAAGTCATAGAGTGCCAGCTGCATTAATCGTATTTTACAGCAATCCTAAAACAGCAGGCAGATGGAAGCAATAAAACATGAACAATCAAACCAAGCAATTTAAGACATTGGCTCTCAATTAATTTCATTACATTTGCTAGCAGCACCCATCAAAATTTCTTACTTAAATGCAGCAATGCATTGGAtatagaattaaaaagaaaaagacaacaAATATTACAAACAACTCATAATGAAGACCAACTTCAAAGCCATCAAAATGCAGCAATGAATGAGGTGGAAGGCCAAACATCAGCAACCGCAGCTGCATCCTTATGCGAGCGCGGCAAAAGCCTTTTATACGATTGAATGTACAAAAACAGGATCAGATCAAGCAAATCAGCACCAACGGAATCAACATCGTCGAAGCGCGAGGTGACGAGAAGGTCGGATTCGGAGTGAAGCACCGAGGCGAGAGTGTCGAGGACGAGACGTGCATGGTCCAAAGAGATCTCGAGGGCGTCAGCGAGGGCCGCCGAGTCGACTCGTTGAGTGGAGGAAGATACGAGCTTTTGCTTCAGAGAGGTTAGGGCCTGGAGTGGGTCAGTGAATATGAGCTTCTGGATTGGTAGGAGGCCGTTCTCGAAAGGCTCGCGTCGCGGGTGGAGAAGAGTGGTCGGACTTGGATTCGGAATCGAAACAAGGGTCAGTAAAGAAGGTCGACTGGTTGAGAAGGCAATCGAAAGAGTGGCAGagcgaaaaagaaaagaaaggaaacggAGGGAACAAATCGGCAGCAAAGAGGCGTAATGGACTGGGAGGAAATCGGcagaaaacaaaagcaaaaaaataaggaaggaaatcggatgaaggaacagaagagaaacaagGGGATGGGGGGAGGGCAAATCAGGGAGGTGATGTTCAATCGGTAGCTATCTGGGCAAAGAggggggaatagaaatcggtggttttcaccgattaAGAAGGTAATGGATTAGGTGCGTATTATcaatacatcaaaccaaacgACGTGTTACACCCggattaggtggggcccaccgattaggggtgtattggctatgccaatacaccaaaccaaacaagctgtaagtgttatttttttttcactgTTTAGGGGATAAAGACACCTTTGTTATTAGACTATGGTAGCATATTACATGtgacatttttgttgttttcagGAATTTGTTTACTCTACACTGTACAATGCTATATAGGCTCCCTTTGGATGCAACTGCATCTCAGTGCGTTGGCTGTTTTAGgctaaaaaaaaaattgcaactgaAACGTTAGTAAACGCAAGGCTGTTTGGAAAGCATTCTTCAGTGCGTTGAGAATGCATTTCACCTCACCGGAGGCTTAATTTCAGACTGGAGCCTTTTGTTCCAGTGAAAATTGGGTAacttcaattgtttttttttttcctcttttacccATATATTCTTCCGTTGCATTCTTCTTCAGGCTTTTCTGATGTTTGGTTACCCTTCTTCTCCCCTTTCCCCTTCCCTTGGGTTGCAAATCAGTGTTCTTGAATTTTCTgtgtttctctttttttctaattgaaattttcatttttttccttatttggttttgcattttttttaaaattctgtgttcttgGATTGACAGGAGCAAAAGTTCTTGATCGGAAGTTCAATAATAAAACTGTCTTGCTTCATTTCCATTATTTATTGCTTGGTTAACATTCTGTAAGGCCTTTGTAATTATGCTTCAATATCGTGTTTCAGTTTTTTTGTTGATTATTTTCTAATCTTGAGTTTCCCCTGTTCTGCATCAGATATGCATGTACTATGAGTCCATAATCCATATTATTTCAGTGATAACATGGGATGTACTGAGGACATTGTTATTTGatccctcttttttctttttctcttatttaaGGGACTTACATTTGTTATGCTCAGGTGTAAACCTTGATGGAATCTGTTTTCACTTTTCTTTCTCAGAGAGTTTTTACATAGCTTTATGGCTCTGTAATGATGGTCATTGGAGTATATCCGCCCTGTGGATTTTTGATCTAGCATTCTCGTCtcccaaaaatattttaagttttacatttttccttttattttcactGGGCTTTGGGAGAGGTTGTTAAAACTTTTGCAAAACTAGTGAACTTTTGTGGTATCTACCAGATTGGTTCAATGCCATTTGCTTATTTTCTTGGCATATGGTGGAAGTCGTGACTCGTGAAAAGCATTAAAAAATAGCTCGTTTTAGTATGTATAACCTAAGTTGTCGGATTTTGGATCAGTTAATATCCAGAATCAAAGAATCACTGCAAATGTGATATATTGTTCTTATGGTTCCTTGCTATTCTGTAGAATCGGTGAGTTTATTTGCTATTCTGTAGAATCGGAGTTGTTCTTATGATCAATGTTGCAAACTTTTGCTTCTAAAGATGCTTGCAGTGGGAATTTTTATTGTTAGACTCCTGTGACTTCTTTTATGACTCTTCAATAGTCTGATCAATAAAGTCTTTGTTTTGAATGGTTTTCTTTTGTTGCAAAGGATGGTGCACAGGATGAATTCAGTTTTATGCTGTATTTTAAAATGCTATGCTGTCTGTATGCTGATCTGCATTTTATTCTCTTGTGTTCTTTGTCTGGTGATGTTCAAATTGTTAGGGAGCTTGTTACAAATTTGTTAATGGTTTTGTTTATTAATGTTTTCTCTATTCATTGCCTTGGCTTTTCTAATCTATTCATCCTTATTCTGCAGCATATTGAAGACTTGACTCAGGAAAAGTTTTCACTGCAATGAGCTCTTGAGGCCTCACGTACATTAGCAGAATCTTTGGTTGCTGAAAATTCATCTTTGACTGATAGTTATAACCAACAGGTTTGTTTCCAAATATTAGATTAGCAGCATTACCGGCTGTTATGGTCATGATATGTTTTTTTATCAGTTCATCGTGCTTCTCCATTGCAGCACTTTCTGTCATTTTATTATCCTAATTTGTATTCTCAATCCTTCTTAAAAATCTCTTAATTATCTTACATTTACTTTTCTCCCCAGAGAAGCATTGTCAACCGGCTAAAATCTGACATGGAGAGCTTACAAGAAGAAATCAAGGCCCAACTGGTTAGTATTTACTATATTTAGGTACTGGTAGTCACTTCAAATTGTTAGAAATAATTGAATCTTATATAACTACATACCACTTTATGTCATATGGTTAATGCAATGGTGTTTGTATGGCATGTGTCATGTGTGCACATATGCACATTGGTTTAGACTTGTTTGTGCTTAGATAAAGTTCTATCTAAAAATTGAGATACCTACTGTGTCTATTGCATCTCTGGTGGTACCCATTAACCAAAAATGCAGTACAAGGAACCCTCTTGAGGTTGTCCATGTCTATGCCCTTTGATCTACACTTGAAGGGGCCTTAAGTAGTGCTATCCCAAAGTTATTAATATTGGGTTTGTTTCGGTTTTATATTCAGGTTGGCCCTCTCAACCTATTGCCTATTGGTTTTAGGTTAGATGCTTAATAACTTTTTATCTATAAAAATGATCCTAAGGCTGGAGCTTTTCCATTTTTCCTGGATTCAATCAATAAGTCTTTGTTTTGAATGGTTTTCTTTTGTTGCAAAGGATGGTGCACAGGATGTTGTTGaactttggcctgcaatgcaataGGAAACCAGCAGCAAACCAGCGTGCAAACCAGCATCCAAGCTGAACCAGATAAGCAGcagcattttgtttattttgttcatttgtaacttgatttagttgcAATGTAATTTATACTTAAAGTTAGTAGGAGTAGTTGttgatttatgtttgatgttatagcTGGTATGTCAGCTACATTTGTTTGTAATTCTATCTAGGCTTTAGTCATGTATCTTATACTTGACTCGTTCAAGCTTTTGATGGTTTTTGAACCATGAACAATAAGAAATGAATCAGATATGTTGATGAAGAATTGAACATGTGGTTTCTATTGGATTTCTTCTGAAATTAAGAAATGAATCATTTTTCATTCATCATTGCATTGCTTCATCTTTAGCTCAAATGTGAATCATTTTGCATTTTCTCTTCTGATGAATATTCCAATCTATTGGACAAATACACTAGTGTGATGTTGGAAACATGGATCTAGATTTGAATTGTATGCCTTGGGTTTCAATATAAATGAAgcagaaattatatatttaaatttgatttattatataaatagtaagaatgaaatgaaaagtataaaaatattttgaaaatatgaatgttacatttttaaaatattttatccaaTTTCTGTTGAAATAATGTTTTGATTGGTTGTAGGCTAAACAGGGATTTAACAATGCTAATGTTATAAAGTCATATTTTGACGTCTTTAATCTTATATTATAACTCCAATGTTAAACTAAATCAAACTTTTTATCACCCCCAATGTCTTATAATATTGTATTAGTAAAACATTTTAAAGGATTTGGTATGTAGGcaaaatttcatacaaacatagaTAACGAAATTAGTTCAATTGAGTAACACTGTTAAACCTTCTTGTTAAATTGAGCTGTTCAGTAACTTATGTGCTAGGAATTAGTAAAAACCAGCAGTAGCATATTTATGTAattgtaataattcatttttaattatttattattgaaataaatataattgtaataatttttaatcatttattaattttataattgttaaataattttaaaatttctattatatatcatttttaatctaatgtccttaaaagtcattttctattttcacctcaccgctacagctgcgtttgaatccaaacacacactccaccgctgtttctaatctcactgctacagtacccaatctcaccgctacagtaactaatctcaccaccaccgctgtttttaacctcaccgaagctaaacacaccgcccatccaaactaagccatAGTTTAGCCAGAGATAACGGTACGTTTCAAAGTTATCAAAAATGTTTTTGCTTATAAAGTAGTAAATATTATTACaattgctttttttatttttttatacaaagtttaaaattattcataatttatttcaatttttaaatagtaGAATAAACATTAGAACTCACATCTTATTATATTGGTAACAATATTGGTACTGTCGATGTTAATcgagttaaaatttaattaaatttattatatttttatataaaatttataaaaatataaatataatatgtttataaacagttaaagttttcaatttaactggaaatgaaatttttaacatttaactttttaaatgtgtttaataattttattaatttttatttaatataaaaaattcaataatttttttaataagataaataggattaaattattttatttaatttttctaataaattatatgtaataaaataatatattaatattaataggattaaatttaagaaaaaatttaaaactaatattaattttatcaaaCAACTTAATTatgttcaatatttaattttattaatatatcaaaCAACTTTCTAATATAAAGTCAGTATTTATGAAATTTCAACTCTTAACTATCCTGcacttaaattttcaatttatcaagTAACACCAAgatatcataatttttaaaaccattttaatCATGCTAGTTTGGTAGGAGTGTTATTTTTTACGTGTATTTTAATATATGAGTTagcaataaactaattcaattgaTAATATTTAGTCATTCCTATAACTTGTTTTTAGCAAAGaaatggatttttttatttatttactttgaagATGTCTTATTTTTTACAAGAGTTATTATTCAACattctaatttcaattttaaaattgtactaaatatttttattttatttatatctaactattgtaatacatacataacaaataaatcttttttctaaatgaaatttatttattatttatattcaacGGATGGTTAATATcatattaagaaaatataaaaaaattaacacatttacaaaacaacaataataaatatttatgtttttcaatgattttataattacttTTAAATCGATGTTAAGTCTCTTATTGGGATCTCAAAGTTCAGTAATATGTACAAATCAAATAGCTTAAATTATAACTTTAAAATAGGTAACATATATAAAGTATTTAAGCAATAAATTTAATTGTGTTAATAAAGTtgagattttttaaattcaaatttttagaaaaataaatttttattttattttcaaaattttagaagaGTTTAAATCCTTGAtgtttcatataaaaaattttccatcacactatcatttgggTATACCTTTCATTTTATGATGTAATGTGGGGTAGAAAGGTTTAACTTGGgcgcatatttttttatttacagaAGAGATTGAAAATACTTGGATTAGATCATAAGAGCAATTAATCAGATTGACATATACGGTCTTCCGACCCACGAAATATTTCTAAACAAAAGTCAACGAACACCAATATAAAACAAGAACACTAGCAACATTCCCAAAAGGATCTAGGCATAAGAATATTTAAGGGCGCTGTTCACAAATATTTTTGTAATAAAAACTTTgggattatttttaattaattactgcATTATTTAGAGAAGTTGATTGAGCCAATCCCAGACCCCAAGACATTCAAAGATAGAGGAAGAGAGGGATAAACAGTGTCTGGTCTCTTTATATTTGAAAGTAAAATGGCCACTCTCAGGCGGAGAGAGACGCATTTTATCAAACTCTTCATCACCCAAATATGTGTTCCTTCTCTCTACACTTTTTCAATCTTTGAATTCCTTACTTTATGTTACTAGGTTGGTGCTTGTTTgtctcttctctttcttttttttttcttttaatcacGAGCTTCATGGTTTCTGATTTTGTACTTTTGATGAACTGGAAGTGTATGTTTTGCTTCGTCTGTCTGATAGTATGAATCCCAAAGAAAAACATAGTATTCCTTTTTGTCTTGTTTTCAGTGGCCTTTTTTCGCCACTTCCCAAGCTTGAAAGGTTAACAGCTTTTCAATTCCTTGAAATTTGGATAAAAAACACCGCTTTCTGATCCTCGAGCCTCAAAATtccattttcttcctttttgctgtCCATTGTCATCTCATAAGCAGAAAAACCGGAACGAAACTTTATCATCAAAATTTGACATAAAGTGATTAAAGTTGAcgttttctttcttttatgttTACAAATCTGGGAAATTTTGATATCTGTTACTCCTTTTGAGATCACAAGGATTAATCGAAATGCAAGACCCGACGGGTTTTCAACAAATGAAGGCACCGGTTTTTCCAGAGCAGGAGCAGCTAAAATGCCCGCGCTGTGACTCAACCAACACTAAATTCTGTTACTACAACAACTACAACTTAGCTCAGCCCCGCCATTTCTGCAAGAGCTGCCGACGTTATTGGACCAAAGGCGGAGCCCTTCGGAACATTCCCGTCGGTGGGGGCACCCGCAAGAACTCCACACGCTCCTCTTCCTCGGACAGTAGCAGCCAACCCAAACGCCAGTCTAACCCCGCTCCGGACTCGATCCGTAACCAAAATCTCTCTGACTCCTCCCCGCCGCCGACGATTCCGCAACAGGTTCTTCTGAGCTCGGCGGTTCAGAATTCGGTTTCGGATGCCGATCAGACCCGGATGTATGTCTTGTCGCTTGATCATCAAGCAAGGAAGATGACGGATAGCGGTGGGAGTTTTAGCTCGCTGCTGGCATCGAGTGGGCAGTTCCGGAATCTTCTAAACGGGTTGAATCCAAATGGGTCGGGTTCAGAAACAGCACACACGGACGATTTTGGAGGGAATTTGGCTTCGGGTCGTGGAATCGGTCCTAGTTCGGATCGGGATCCGAGATTGAGAGAGAGCAGTAACAGTAACGATGAGAGTTATTTCGGTGTACAGGGGGTGGTGGCGGTGGGGATACAAATTGTTGGACTGGCTGTAGCAATGGCTGGCCTGATCTTGCTATTTACACTCCAGGTTCAAGTTTTCActagaaattaataaatttcaccactttcacttTGTTCTAATTATACGGGTgtattcagtttttttttttttgagaatagTACTTaggtaatatgtattttttatattaaaaaattgctATGCTATAATAGGAGATGAAAATACCAGAAAGACTTGAACGCTACAATTatagagatatttaggttttcttCTCAAACGTGGTATGAATGATAgtagaaagagaagaaaaatgtgGATGAATTAGGATTTTGTTGCACTTCTGTTGGAGGTGTGGTGTGAGAATTGGGGTTTGTGCTTATAATGCTATCTTATTGGTTTCACTGAGGGGTCTTCCCCACTCTTTGAATTGGTAAGATTTTAGGATCTAACATTCAATTTGGCTTTAACTggtttaataatttaagcagatTAAATGAGAGATGTATCGTTTATAATCTGATCTTGATATAATAAATGCCTGATTAAGTGGTTCAATCATTCATCAAAAATTATATACTTGAAATGTAAATCTCAGCTTGTAAAGTATCGATATTAGTTTAATATTGAATATGTTTGATTTAATCTGATACTGTTTCTTTTTAAGTAATAATGCCTGATCGGTCATgtctttaatttattcaaaaataaattttgatccatttttctttaaatattggTGTTTGTATGTAAGTTATAACTACATgtattaaaaagaagaagaagcttattttaaaatttttaatgagttaAAAAGCACTTTCTTTTAATAAATGCCATGGAGTGGGGAAGATATGGAAAATCCAATCTCAAAAGATCAAGCTCTACACGTTTAAAGTGTTTGTCTTTCAAGATCTAGACAAATCCTTCAAATATCTTTATAAGATAAGATTATTTAGATTTCTCTTAaccaaaagtaaaagaaaaatcgTTATGTCCTCACAAAATATCATCTTTTGCTAGACTACCAAATTTTATGATGAAAAGAAAATTTCGATTTTGCAGCTTTATTACGAAAATaatcttgttttatttttaataagtattgaCATTTGTTATAATTCGATTAATATGTACATTTTTATTAATGTAGAAAGATTTAAGTTTAAGTGCGTTAAATCATTATGTATTTACACTTAAGGTAAAGAGTTTGATGactaaaatttatgttaaatcaatctctttttataaaaaatccttctttttctttttgcaccAAGACAAGGAAACATTGATTGAATGGGAGACGTAATTGAAAATATACCTTATTGACTTGATCATGGGTCAGGTAAAGTTAAtgcaaaaattttaattcaatttttaggTTTGGGTTCGActgtattaaatatttttatataaaaataaatttaaaaatataatacatcaaatacaaaaaaatattaaaataaatgt
This genomic stretch from Gossypium hirsutum isolate 1008001.06 unplaced genomic scaffold, Gossypium_hirsutum_v2.1 scaffold_422, whole genome shotgun sequence harbors:
- the LOC107958428 gene encoding uncharacterized protein; amino-acid sequence: MSHLPIEHHLPDLPSPHPLVSLLFLHPISFLIFLLLFSADFLPVHYASLLPICSLRFLSFLFRSATLSIAFSTSRPSLLTLVSIPNPSPTTLLHPRREPFENGLLPIQKLIFTDPLQALTSLKQKLVSSSTQRVDSAALADALEISLDHARLVLDTLASVLHSESDLLVTSRFDDVDSVGADLLDLILFLYIQSYKRLLPRSHKDAAAVADVWPSTSFIAAF